From the genome of Polypterus senegalus isolate Bchr_013 chromosome 8, ASM1683550v1, whole genome shotgun sequence:
AAGATTATAATATCTAGGGGTGAGTTATAATTTTTAGAAATTAATGAACCACAAGCTGCCAAATTCAGGCTGCATTTTGTCTCTTTTAGTGAACTGTAATGAGGGTTATATGAAATATTTGTGCATCATGAATTTCTGTTAATtctgtaatataaaaaatttaCATTCTTGTTCTCATTTACCAATAGCCtatggattggctccagcagacaccccgtgaccctgtgactgactgactatattttattttgacttgtttacattacaaatattttttaaaagaatatggTGTACTTAGATATTATCAGTTTCCTTGCATTTCAGTTTTCTGTTGTTGCTGTCATTGTTGTAACTGCATTTAATAACCTCAGAAACTGTGACTGAACATTTACATTAGAGTAATGTAACTGCTTGCCAGAGTTCATTTCTAAGGATTTTTGACAAGTTCAGATCAAGTGAAAGCATTCATTGTATataacaatgttatttttttggcaTTTAGTGGTTTTGTGGTTAAGGCGTTGGACTGTAAACCTGAGGTTTTCCAGTTTAGTCCTCCATCATTGTCCTGTGGCCTTGGCATAGCTACTTAACTGCCAGTGCTCTGATTGTAAATGAGATTTGCGACTCTCaatgaaaaaaaagctttaaccTATTAAGTAAATGTGCAGTAAGTACTGTAATGAGCTTTACTGTTTCATATGCATAAGATTTAATAACTTAAAGTTAGAGAAAGAGTTTTTTGTTATCTTGCTTTAGGAGCTACAAGGAAATACaagttatcaaaaaaaaaactttaaagactTCAGAATCTATTTAAATTCAGAACAAAGCTCAAATTATCTCTGTTCAGTAATTGtattaaaaaattcaatttaatgAAATACTTTTAAAGGTTTTTTGTATGATCTTCATTTGTAGCTGAACAACCAGGATCATACAGTATCTAGAAAGAATTTTGCTTTCTTGTAGCAGAAACCAAGCAGAACCCAGCTATGTCTGCTTCCTGTTTTATTCCTAATACATTTTTCTATTGGATCCCTGTGGGAAATTTATAAACTTACTTGCTCTGTATGTGGAACTTGTACTGATGGAAAAGTTGTTGTTTccacctgttttgtttttatttgttcctaAAGAGACTTCTGATAGCAGATTGTGGATAAGGGtggcacaacaattttttttcaacTCCCAAAAGAATAAAGCTTCATTTGAGGAATTTCATATCATCTAAACGTAACCTAAAATTATGGAACTTTTAAGTATCTTCTGGGCTGGCTTTTGGGTTTAGTTAGCGctataactaaaaaagaaaaatgaagcactACTGAGAAGCACTGGCTGCTTTCCATGCTGTAGTAATTGGTTTTGTAATCATGTTCTGTGGAGATTCCAGTATAAAAACTTATTTTGGAAGGTACACCGTATTATGATCAAAGAATTTAGCACATGGCTTCAGGTTACCTGTGGAGGTAAGTACCCAATGCCAGATTTCCTCTTATTTAGGTGTTTTCTAGGTACTGTATGTTTCTTGACCACATGAGGTGATTTGCCACTGTGGTCTCCTGTTAAGAGTTGAAGTGTTATTGAATTTTGGCCACATAAGACATGGCCTCAGAATATCATGTGCTCACCTAATCAGAGTGCAGTTTCagtcttttattaaaataattctgaTTTCTCTCTTAAGTATGTAAGTAGTATATTTTGGTCCTATGTTACTGCtgtaaattttaatataatataggcTGTGGGCCTCCATGATCCTGGACTTGGTTAagagggtttgagaatattattgtatattgtatttctgACTGTCATCTGAATAATAGACATTAACCACATCTGCCCAACGCACCTACAGTTCCATCAGCCTCAGATTGATGAATTAGACTAGCTAGCTCTTGTAATTTAAAAGGCTTAAAAATCTCAAACTAATGTACTAATATTTGCTACTATAACTAGATTTTTTTTGTACAGTGGGAGTGGccattcaaaaattaaattttgtattttaatgcacCTTTGTTATTCATGGTgaaatgttgcatgttggttggacatgtaCATTTTTCTGTAATCTATCCACATAACAATTTTACTAGAACTTATTGTTATCAGCCACAGAGGCTGCTAGTTTAAATTACTTTTTCGCAAATGTAATACAGAATAAACTTGCTCTTCTTCTGTGACTTTAGTTTGCAAGCTTCTATTCATCCCATCTGATTTTTAGTTTTACTGTACTATATTTTTTTCCTATCTGAACTTCCAAATGTGTAGTGCCTCTCTCACAAAGtagattttatcttttttataaaACACAGACTCGTTATGTTATGTAAAAGTTATGGTTAAAGGAAATGATCTGTGAACCCTGAGAAACACATACTCAAACATTAGTACAAAGTTGAAACGAGAAATTTTAAACTCAAAGTATTACATGCACATCTAAACAATATTTTCAATAAATAGAAAGTTatactgtttttatactttatccttttttattttataaacatcttTTTCATATAATGTACACATCAatcaaaaaatcctggaaaggtaACTTCCTGTACCATTAGActctgtgacattatgttttTCTCTTAATTTATTTTCTAGGAAGTACTAAAATAGGCAGGATTGCGCACTAGTCATACAAGAGGCGAGTCTGTGCATGTGCCTGGCTGTGAATAAAGCTTTGTGTTTCTGTATAAATGCAAAGTTTGTCAATGTTTAACTATATGTggaatgtatacattttatgtgCCATGCCTTATATTGTTTATGGTAGTATGATGTATTAAACATAATTTCATGTATTCAGCTATATTATTACTGCATTGGAAACATACATAACTACAGTTTTATCTATTTAATGGCCAATCAAAATGCATCTGTGTTATTTTTACCAGCTCATTCCTGAGAGAGCATTTATTTCACCTTACTTCACCTTCATCATCTAACGGCTATCatcaaaatctattaaaaaatatcaGTTCAAGATTACAGTGTCCTGTAAAATCTACCACAGATTAGTTGATATCAGTTTACACACTGAATATGTGTTATATTAATTATCACAATATCATGAACTGCAACACTTGTAAGTACAGAAGAACAAACAATATATGTGTGTTACTCCTTGAAGAACATCTgttgtaaaagagagagagagaagacagcaaTAAGTTTTgcggttttccggccccgtatattgtcggtATTCCACagtatattcaaaaaataaacggTCAAACATATAAACAATAGAGTTCATATACgcggaggagccggaagtggagggatgctgggaaggagtcgtgaGAGATGATgtgatcgatgacgtcaggaaagatggcggaggaagggcggaagtagacgtagtGCGGGCAAACTCAGTCTTATTGTGAGAGGGGTCTGGCTGCAgacactgtggagctccacagtaggcggaaacacgtgacctccacagtcggcGGAAACCGCCGTCAAgcattcacgcatgcgttaaacagatccATGACGTATCCTTTCAATACGCAAGTGCACGCCGCGCGTTATTCATATACAAATGTGACGTTAGTATTTTATAATTCTAGTAATCAACTAGTCCGCTTACACTGATCATGTTGGCACTTTCTATGCGTTACAACATGGAAATATTTAAAACGAAggtcatttttaaacttttttttttttttttttcgtgcaCCATGGCAGAGAAACACACAGATATGTTTATTTCCTGGCCCTTGTTTAAGTAAGAGAGCTGGATTAAGGGCTTCTGTGGGAGATATGACAATAAATAGTCTCTAAACCACATTTTCCATTAGAATATAATTTATTGTgggcatatacagtggtgtgaaaaactatctgcccccttcctgatttcttattcttttgcatgtttgtcacacaaaatgtttctgatcatcaaacacatttaaccattagtcaaatataacacaagtaaacacaaaatgcagtttttaaatgatggtttttattatttagggagaaaaaatccaaacctacatggccctgtgtgaaaaagtaattgccccctgaacctaataactggttgggccacccttagcagcaataactgcagtcaagcgtttgcgataacttgcaatgagtcttttacagcgctctggaggaattttggcccactcatctttgcagaattgttgtaattcagctttatttgagggttttctagcatgaagcgcctttttaaggtcatgcaggtcatagcatctcaattggattcaggtcaggactttgactaggccactccaaagtattcattttgtttttcttcagccattcagaggtggatttgctggtgtgttttgggtcattgtcctgttgcagcacccaagatcacttcagcttgagttgacgaacagatggccggacattctccttcaggatttttcggtagacagtagaattcatggttccatctatcacagcaagccttccaggtcctgaagcagcaaaacaaccccagaccatcacactaccgccaccatattttactgttggtatgatgttctttttctgcaatgctgtgttccttttatgccagatgtaacggacatttgccttccaaaaggtcaacttttgtctcatcagtccacaaggtattttcccaaaagtcttggcaatcattgagatgtttcttagcaaaattgagacgagccctaatgttttttgcttaacagtggtttgcgtcttggaaatctgccatgcaggccgtttttgctcagtctctttcttatggtggagtcgtgaacactgaccttaattgaggcaagtgaggcctgtagttctttagatgttgtcctggggtcttttgtgacctcttggatgagtcgtctctgtgctcttggggtaattttggtcggccgccactcctgggaaggttcaccactgttccatgtttttaccatttgtggataatggctctcactgtggtttgctggagtcccaaagctttagaaatggctttataacctttaccagactgatagatctcaattacttctgttctcatttgttcctgaatttctttggatcttggcatgatgtctagcttttgaggtgcttttggtctacttctctgtgtcaggcagctcctatttcagtgatttcttgattgaaacaggtgtggcagtaatcaggcctgggggtggctacggaaattgaactcaggtgtgatacaccacagttaggttatttttgaacaagggggcaattactttttcacacagggccatgtaggtttggattatttttctcctaaataataaaaacatcatttaaaaactgcattttgtgtttacttgtgttatatttgactaatggttaaatgtgtttgatgatcagaaacattttgtgtgacaaacatgcaaaagaataagaaattaggaagggggcaaatagtttttcacaccactgtagtggTCAGTGTGACCTCCACAGTCGGCGGAAACACGTGACTTCAaatttgaacacaataaaaggtttaaaaaaatataggatGTActtaaaatagataaattaagaacAATCGACTTTGACAGTGAAAACTAAAATGCGTTTTTGTTACTGTTGATTTTGCTGAGAAATATACATGGTTCTAAGTGTTTTTTAATgcgtaaaatgtataaaaatattattgattacaaggtacaagtataaaaaaTGCGGTTACATTTACACTATAATCTTATATTTTAACTTCTAgtagtatatactgtaggtatgaACATGGAAACAAGTgaacaaaattttgaaataagtttaattgtaattttgtatttacattgaaaaacaacacattaaaaacaaacaaacagccagTGTCTTCCTCCGTCCATTAAATGTCAAACATAGCATTGACCCTTAGTCCCTGCTCGTCAACACAAGCCTTCAGAAAGTGCTCCATGTCCTCCGCacactgaaaaacaaagaagaagaagtcctTTGCTTCAGTGTCTTCTTCCTCCAGCATGTCTCTTAAGACCCTCTGCTGGCCCTCTTTATTTAAGGACAGATATTTTGGCATGGTTACGTGTCCATGGAAAAGCGCCTTATTTTGGACAACCCACTGCACAGCAGTATGCAGATCTTGAACAACTGCTGGCTCCTGTGTCAAGCAAATGGGGATAAAAACTTAGCTATTCTCTGATGCAGAACAGTTATTTTAACAGCGAGTCAAAAGTCACTAAAATACTGACCTGACTGACTTCCGGTAACTTACGCTTTTTCAGTCTAAAAATGGGCACATGTTGTCCTTGAAGCACAGCTTTGGCGTCCTCTCTCCAGTGTGCAAAAAGCTTGCCATAGCTTAACAGAAAATTTTGATATTGTTAATGTGTCTAAACCTTGAGACAGTATAGTACAGAAGCCAAAATATAAATACCTCTTGAGATCAAAGTTCTCCATCAACATCAAGCACCACCATTTCCAAGTAGGGCATGTCTGACTGTAAAATATCAATATGAAACATATTTAACAACTTTCAAAAGATTCAAGACTCCATTGCTCTCAAATTAAATAGGATACTAACTATAGTATAATCAAATGGTGCATCCAGTGCCACGTAGAGAGCAGACTGTTtgggacaacaacaacaaaaaattacattgttttggAGCTTAATTTAACTTTTGTATGAATCTCAAGGGAAactgaataacagaaaaaataaccaTTAGCATGAAGATCCCACAGTCAATTCCAAAGTCTTGGCTCGGAAAACCCTATATTACAGTGAAAATAAAGGCTCATTAATAAAATCCCTTAAAAGAAGACTAGCGTAATTCATGTAACACACACCCCATTACATACCTTCAAGTCAAAGCTATTTTCACTGACCAATGCCCTGGAATGATCTTCACTGCAAGATTCCTTTTTCCAAGACAATTACATTCACGGGTTAACAGACATCATCATGATGGGTgtgaaatgttaatttctaacAGCACCAACTTTAAGTACAGGCCTTAGGAACACAGCCTCGAcagaattaacaaaatgtaaaagtacaGTCACATGCTCACAGTTGGTTAAAGTGTGTCATACACagcaatttcagttttattttcaggttgGCATAATTTATAAACTGATTTTTAATGGTGTTTTATGTTAAACACTAGAAGATTTTGAAAAGCCTATTAATGTGTGAAACTCTCATCTAAAGAGAGCATCATTGACTTGATCAGAATGTGAAGATGAGAAAAAGAATCAAGAGGTGATGCATCATGCTGATATAGCTTATAAGCAAGCatgtgaatgtactgtatgtttgaacACTCCAGATCAACAGAACATGATCTGGGTTGCACTTAACCTGGAACACTGAACAGGTTCCTGAAAACTCTGGAACAAACCAAACATGCTTATAAAAATGTGACCTCAAAAGTGAAACATATTGCTGGCCACCAAATGCTGCCTTTGTGTATAATGGGTCAAGAAAGAGGATTTCTCTTATACGTGGCTTCAGTACCTAAAAGACAGTTGCTCAGGACTTCAAACTTGCAAACAATGTCATTGCGAATGAtcataaataatacagtaaacaaagatttttgaaaatgtgtcatcAAAATTTGAATAGATCACAGACACACTGCAAAATTGTAAAAGTATGTGGCAAAAAATAAGACTTACACACAACTGGAAATGGCCAGGTGTCCAGAGAGGGAGAACTATGATGTCCATCCACTGAGCATCAGTCTGAAGCAGAATTGTATTTTTAAGTATTCAGTATATGAACTCTTGCTAAATTTCTATAAAAATTCATTATGAtcacttgttttttaaaggatGGTACACTTACAGGAAAGGACTGCAATGGATCACAGTCATAGGGTGCAAGCCAAGTCCGGTAACATAAAGATTTTCAATGTAAATGCTTATCCCCTAGAAAATGTTaaacagcacatttaaaacaaccactctttaaaataaagcttaaaaatCTTCATATACAACGTACCTTTGACTGAACAATTTTGGTGATAAGCTCAAAACAGCCATTtccaatctggaaaaaaaaagattaaaaaatgaatgtacactttattattatatattcacagaccaaataaaaaatacttactGTAGATTCCATTTGTTCGTTTAAACCCAGTGTCCAAAAATCAGCCCGTGTGAGACATCCAGTAGACGTTTCAACAATCAGCTCATCTTTGGGTCTGCTGATGTCCAGAACATAGTTGAGCTAAAAAAATAGATAAGTATCATACACTGTggatgagaaaagaaaataagcacTAAAAGTACCACTTTGTGACATGTGAAAACTCAAACTTTAACATACAAGCTGTTGTTGACCAGGGTGTGGTACAAAAGACCATGATGAACGGCTGGCCAAAATGTTCTCCGGCTTTGTCAGAGCTTTGCACGGTGGTCCACACAGGTCAGGAAGAGTTGCATCTGTTGACCTTCTATTGCCTTTCTTGCCATCAACTGGTACCAGAGGCTCTATGGGGATTTCCACAGGTTTTATACAAAACACAACATAGAATGCATATTAAATACAAATGCAAGAAAAACAAGCACTA
Proteins encoded in this window:
- the LOC120534019 gene encoding structural maintenance of chromosomes protein 5-like: MLMENFDLKSYGKLFAHWREDAKAVLQGQHVPIFRLKKRKLPEVSQEPAVVQDLHTAVQWVVQNKALFHGHVTMPKYLSLNKEGQQRVLRDMLEEEDTEAKDFFFFVFQCAEDMEHFLKACVDEQGLRVNAMFDI